The Fructilactobacillus myrtifloralis genome segment CAGAAATTGCCGCGAACGGGCTGGAACTATCGCCGGTGACCCAGGTCTTAATTGAACAAAGTATCGCTGGCTACAAGGAAATTGAATTTGAAGTGATGCGCGACCACGCAGATAACGCGATGGTGGTCTGCAATATGGAAAACTTTGACCCGGTTGGCATTCACACGGGAGATTCAATCGTTTTTGCCCCCACGCAAACCCTTTCGGATGATGAAGTCCAAATGCTGCGGGACGCCGCGTTACGCATTATTCGCGCCCTGAAAATTGAAGGGGGCTGTAACGTTCAGCTGGCCTTGGATCCAAATAGCATGCACTACTACGTGATTGAGGTAAACCCCCGGGTGAGTCGGTCCAGTGCGCTAGCTTCCAAGGCGACCGGCTATCCGATTGCTCGGATTGCCGCCAAAATTGCGGTCGGGTTAAACCTGGATGAAATCATGAACCCCGTCACGGGGACGACTTACGCTGAATTTGAACCCGCCCTAGATTACGTGGTTTGCAAAATTCCCCGCTGGCCGTTTGATAAGTTTACCCAGGCAGATCGCCACCTTGGGACGCAAATGAAAGCAACCGGAGAAGTCATGGCGATTGAACGAACGGTTGAAGGATCCATCTTAAAGGCCGTGCGGTCGTTAGACATTGATCTAAAGGACCTTGATGATCCGGCTTTGCATGACCTTAGTCAGGCAGAGTTAGAAGCGGGATTAGTTGAGGCTCGTGACGATCGCCTCTTTTACCTGTACGAAGCATTGCGCCGCGGGGTTTCCATTGACCAGCTAGCAGCCCTGACGAAGATTCACATTTTCTTTTTGGATAAGCTGTTACACATCTTGGAGCTTAGCCAAGCCTTAGTTGCGGAACCGGGAGACCTGGCGACTCTAAAGGAGGCCAAGCGGTACGGCTTTTCCGATGCCACGATTTCCAAGCTGTGGAATCAGTCTGAAACGGCGATTCGGACGCATCGATTAGAAAATGGGATTGTTCCAGTTTATAAGATGGTCGATACCTGTGCCGGTGAGTTTGAATCGCAAACACCGTACTTTTACAGTACTTACGAATGGGAAAATGAGAGTCAGGTTAGTCAGAAGCCAGCGGTGCTAGTCTTAGGTTCGGGACCAATTCGGATTGGACAGGGAGTCGAGTTTGACTACGCTACGGTTCATTCGGTAGAAGCGATTAAGCAGGCGGGCTACGAAGCCATCATCATGAACAATAATCCAGAGACCGTTTCGACGGATGCTTCCATTTCTGACAAACTGTACTTTGAACCACTGACGGTGGAAGAAGTGCTCAACGTGATTGATTTGGAACAACCACTTGGAGTCGTAGTCCAGTTTGGAGGGCAAACGGCAATCAACCTAGCGGAACCACTGGCAGAGCACGGGGTTAAGATCCTGGGAACCAGCGTGGCCGATGTGAACCGCGCTGAAGATCGGGATGAATTTGACCAAGTCATCAAAAAGTTAGGCATTCCGCAACCAGTGGGGGGCACTGCCACAGATCCAGCTACGGCGCTCCAAATTGCTGACCAAATTGGGTACCCAGTCCTAGTCCGGCCTAGTTATGTTCTCGGTGGGCGGGCCATGGAGATCGTCCGGCGTCGTGAAGACCTGGAAAACTACATGGAAAATGCAGTCCGAGTATCGCACGATCATCCCGTGTTAATTGACCAGTATCTGACCGGAAAAGAATGTGAAGTGGATGCCATCAGTGATGGCAAGACGGTGCTGATTCCGGGCATCATGGAACACATTGAACGGGCCGGAGTTCACTCCGGAGATTCGATGGCCGTCTATCCATCCCAAACGTTGTCAGAACACGTTAAACAACAAATCGTGGCGTATACGGAAAAGCTGGCACTGGAGTTACACTGTGTGGGTCTCATGAACATTCAGTTCGTAGTGCATAACGACCAGGCTTACGTGATCGAAGTGAACCCGCGGGCAAGTCGGACGGTCCCGTTCCTTAGCAAGGTCACCGGGATTCCAATGGCTCAGGTAGCCACCAAAGCCATTCTTGGCGAGAGTTTAGCTAGCCAGGGGTATCACTCTGGATTGGCTCCCGAAGGCAAACTGGTGCACGTTAAGGCCCCGGTCTTCTCGTTCTCGAAATTGAACGACGTGGATACGCTACTGGGACCCGAAATGAAGTCGACGGGGGAAGTGATGGGCTCTGATCGAACCTTCCCGAAGGCGTTATACAAAGCGTTGGAAGCCGCCAAATTACACGTCCCTGATCACGGCCGGGTGTTATTAACCGTGAAGGATGAGGATAAGGAAGAAACGGCGCAGTTAGCGCGGCGGTTTGCTGCGTTGGGCTACCAAATTCTTGCCACACCGGGCACCGCAAAGTACTTTGCGGAACACGGAATCACGGTCCAAGAAGTAGGAAAGCTGGGCGCTGATCATGATTTACTGGATATGATGGTCGCTAAGCAAATCCAAATGGTTGTGAATACGGTCTCGAACACGCAGGGAAGTGAGCGGGACGGAGCCATGATCCGAAGCGCAGCCATTGCGGATGGGGTCCCATTGTTCACCTCACTGGATACGGTTTCGGCTATCCTACAAATGTTGGAGGATCAATCGTTTACAACTGAGAGTCTGTAGTGGATGTTTCATGTGAAACACAGTTAAAGCACGTAATTATAAACTAAATAAAAACAGCCACTAATTAGTTAGTGGCTGTTTTTATTTAGGAAGTTGTTAGTTATTGGCGAATCTGATCTAAATCACTCGCTCCAATGTATTTTTGGTAGTCCTCACCATTATAAGTGAAGCTGTAATCCTGATCGGTGGGCTGCTTGGTATAGATTTGGAAGTAACCCATCCGCGTGTAACCCGCAATAACTGATTGTTTCGTACCGTTGATGGTCATGGTGGTAGGCCAATAATCAGTTACATTACTGACGCCATCAGTAGTGGGTAGGTTAACTGGTTGGTTTCCCTGGTAGTAGGTGTTGGATTGACTACTATTTTGATTAGGTTGGCTTTGTGTTGCTTGTGTGGCCGGTTGAGCAGTAGCTTGCTGATTACTATTGGATTGATTGGTGTTCTTTGTCCCAGTAGCAGAGTTACTTTGCGTGTCAGCATTCGATTGCTCAGCTGGTTGCTCTTGCTTTTTAGAGGTTGTCTTCTTGGCCTTCTTTTTTGCTTTTTCGTGCTGACTACTTTTGGGTGCCTGGTGGTCTTTTGATTCAGTTGAATGTGAGCCACAAGCGGCGAGTGTAAATGCCAGCGTTAGGCAA includes the following:
- the carB gene encoding carbamoyl-phosphate synthase large subunit, producing MPQRTDVKKIMVIGSGPIIIGQAAEFDYSGTQACLALKELGYEVVLVNSNPATIMTDREVADEVYIEPLTLEFVTRVLRKERPDAILPTLGGQQGLNMAKELSDAGVLDELQIQLLGTDLAAINEAEDREQFRDLMRELGEPVPESTIATTTEQALAFAEQHGYPVIVRPAFTMGGTGGGIAHDEAQLAEIAANGLELSPVTQVLIEQSIAGYKEIEFEVMRDHADNAMVVCNMENFDPVGIHTGDSIVFAPTQTLSDDEVQMLRDAALRIIRALKIEGGCNVQLALDPNSMHYYVIEVNPRVSRSSALASKATGYPIARIAAKIAVGLNLDEIMNPVTGTTYAEFEPALDYVVCKIPRWPFDKFTQADRHLGTQMKATGEVMAIERTVEGSILKAVRSLDIDLKDLDDPALHDLSQAELEAGLVEARDDRLFYLYEALRRGVSIDQLAALTKIHIFFLDKLLHILELSQALVAEPGDLATLKEAKRYGFSDATISKLWNQSETAIRTHRLENGIVPVYKMVDTCAGEFESQTPYFYSTYEWENESQVSQKPAVLVLGSGPIRIGQGVEFDYATVHSVEAIKQAGYEAIIMNNNPETVSTDASISDKLYFEPLTVEEVLNVIDLEQPLGVVVQFGGQTAINLAEPLAEHGVKILGTSVADVNRAEDRDEFDQVIKKLGIPQPVGGTATDPATALQIADQIGYPVLVRPSYVLGGRAMEIVRRREDLENYMENAVRVSHDHPVLIDQYLTGKECEVDAISDGKTVLIPGIMEHIERAGVHSGDSMAVYPSQTLSEHVKQQIVAYTEKLALELHCVGLMNIQFVVHNDQAYVIEVNPRASRTVPFLSKVTGIPMAQVATKAILGESLASQGYHSGLAPEGKLVHVKAPVFSFSKLNDVDTLLGPEMKSTGEVMGSDRTFPKALYKALEAAKLHVPDHGRVLLTVKDEDKEETAQLARRFAALGYQILATPGTAKYFAEHGITVQEVGKLGADHDLLDMMVAKQIQMVVNTVSNTQGSERDGAMIRSAAIADGVPLFTSLDTVSAILQMLEDQSFTTESL